A stretch of the Mycobacteroides immunogenum genome encodes the following:
- a CDS encoding DNA polymerase domain-containing protein — translation MLQVAGREVTITHPSKVVFPPGDDTVGITKGDLVRYYLDVADGALRGVRDRPMILKRFVKGISNEAVFQKRVPEKRPDWVASAELHYARGTSAREAVVTDAASLAWVVNLGCVDLNPHPVRAHDLDHPDELRIDLDPVPGVPWGQILDVAFVVRGVLEDHGLTAWPKTSGSRGFHIYAPVAPRWTFRELRLAAETVAREVERRAPDLATSRWWKEERHGVFVDFNQNAKDRTVASAYSVRATPDARVSTPLHWDEVAGCRPESFTLHTVRERFADVGDPWRGMDDATGALDQLLELAAELGPAEKAPKGASRDGRRQSTMPLIEIARTKTKPEAQAALDVWRESHSSVAELLEPQDILIDGMRGPSSVWYRVRINLVHVPEAQRPAQEELIADYSPWG, via the coding sequence GTGCTGCAGGTCGCGGGGCGCGAGGTCACCATCACGCACCCCAGCAAAGTGGTCTTTCCCCCGGGTGACGACACAGTGGGCATTACCAAGGGCGATCTGGTCCGCTACTACCTCGATGTCGCCGATGGGGCGCTGCGCGGGGTCCGTGATCGGCCGATGATCCTCAAACGGTTCGTCAAGGGCATCTCCAACGAGGCGGTGTTCCAGAAGCGAGTGCCTGAGAAGCGACCAGACTGGGTCGCATCCGCCGAACTGCACTATGCGCGCGGCACCTCCGCCCGGGAAGCTGTTGTCACCGACGCGGCATCGCTGGCCTGGGTGGTCAACCTGGGCTGTGTTGACCTCAATCCCCATCCCGTGCGCGCACATGACCTAGACCATCCCGACGAACTGCGCATCGATCTTGATCCGGTCCCCGGGGTGCCGTGGGGCCAGATCCTGGACGTCGCGTTTGTTGTTCGCGGAGTGCTGGAGGATCACGGGCTGACCGCCTGGCCGAAGACCTCCGGTTCGCGCGGCTTCCACATCTATGCGCCGGTCGCCCCGCGGTGGACCTTCCGGGAGCTTCGGTTGGCCGCCGAGACGGTGGCCCGCGAGGTGGAGCGCCGCGCCCCGGACCTCGCGACCAGCCGCTGGTGGAAGGAGGAACGCCACGGCGTGTTCGTCGACTTCAACCAGAACGCGAAGGACCGCACGGTGGCGTCGGCCTACTCCGTGCGGGCGACGCCGGATGCCCGGGTGTCGACGCCGTTGCACTGGGATGAGGTCGCCGGGTGCCGCCCCGAGTCATTCACCCTGCATACGGTGCGGGAACGCTTCGCGGACGTCGGTGATCCATGGCGGGGCATGGACGATGCCACCGGGGCACTGGATCAACTACTGGAGTTGGCCGCCGAGCTAGGGCCCGCGGAGAAGGCGCCCAAGGGCGCCTCTCGAGACGGACGCCGCCAGTCAACGATGCCCCTCATCGAAATCGCCAGGACGAAGACCAAGCCAGAAGCCCAAGCCGCACTTGACGTCTGGCGAGAAAGCCACTCGAGCGTGGCTGAACTCCTTGAGCCACAGGATATTCTGATCGACGGCATGCGTGGGCCGAGCTCCGTTTGGTATCGGGTGCGTATCAACCTGGTGCATGTCCCCGAGGCGCAGCGGCCCGCGCAGGAAGAGTTGATCGCGGACTATTCCCCCTGGGGCTAG